TTACGTATTCCGACCAAGCGCCGCCCACGCAAACCGAGGCGACGCGCATCACGCCTGAGACTCTTCCGCCGCTACAGATTGTTCCGGCCGTTGAGGGAACCAACGGGGCCAGGCCGACAGCCGGTCTCGATAATGCCAGTCGAGCCAGAACATACGCATCTTTTTCCATACTTAAGCCAAAGGCACGACGCGCGATCCGCGCCAACGATGGTGATCTGGCCGTTGCGGTGGACGTACGGCCCGGACTGCGGATCGCGGCAGGACACACAATCCAGCTATACCTCAATGGCAAATCGGTCGCCCAGGGCACGCAATCCACTTTTCACCTGGCCGCGCTGAATCGCGGTGCGCACCACCTGC
This window of the Gammaproteobacteria bacterium genome carries:
- a CDS encoding DUF4124 domain-containing protein; amino-acid sequence: MIVVALILLCWTATTAGQDIFRWSNDDGSVTYSDQAPPTQTEATRITPETLPPLQIVPAVEGTNGARPTAGLDNASRARTYASFSILKPKARRAIRANDGDLAVAVDVRPGLRIAAGHTIQLYLNGKSVAQGTQSTFHLAALNRGAHHLRAEVLDPDGKALISTDTVHFTLLRHSRLF